Genomic segment of Dromiciops gliroides isolate mDroGli1 chromosome 3, mDroGli1.pri, whole genome shotgun sequence:
GGACGGTTtcttccaaggtcacagaagagAGAAGCGTCAGAGGCAACATTTTATCCCAGGAATTGCCGTTTTGTTTCCCTTGGCTTCTGCAGGACTTCTGTAGCCAGGAGAGAGCTGTCCTACTGGGCGGCCACTCTAGGCAAGCCGCAGCCTCTAAGAGCCTCAAATCTCTCTTCTAGATAACGAGGATAACGATACTTTCACTACAGCCTGAGGGCTGCTTTAGGGAAAGCGTTTATCAGTGGAAACTAAAGAGAGTTATCACCCATTCCACACTCCACAGTTTTCACAGCGAGtgcttgtgtgtatgtgcatgcccgcgtgcatgtgtgtgcttgtgtgtgtgtgtgtgtgtgtgtgtgtgtgtgtgtgtggtcacgGGGTGGACAGATTGGCTACAACTAGCTCCATATTTTTGTTGTAGATCCTTTAAGAAACTTTGGAATCAGTGTTCATTGGGAAAACAGAAGAggtaaggaggagggagagatggtgGGGAGGAAAGACCTTGGGGCTGTGGAGATACTACTTTTCTCAGTTCCAGTGGAAAAGGCCGGAAAGTTCAAGATGGTCAGAGGAGATAATGCTCTTCAccctttttattctctctctctctgtctgtctctgtctgtctctgtctctgtctctgtctgtctctctcaacctctctccTACACCACCTTCTTTCTGCGTGTCCCTCCCTCTGCAGGTTTGGAATCCTCAACAAACCTTTCTGTCTTGAAGGATGAGTCCTTGCGATTGTTCTGCCAAGCTGACAGCAACCCCCCTGCCATGCTGAGCTGGACCCATGGGGGCCGGGTGGTGCTTTCCTCTTGGCACTCACATTCTAGGATCCTGGTCCTGCAGCTGCCCCGGCTGAGGATAGAGGATGGAGGGGAGTACAGCTGCCAGGCTCAGTACCGGATGGAGACCCAGAATACCTCCTTGAACCTTTCTGTGCTATGTGAGCCATCCCATTTCAGAGACGGGGCAGTGAGTGAGGAGTTTAGGAGTCTGGGAGgagtgcctctgtgtgtgtgtgtgaggatgtAGAGACTGGGCATGtggtgttttttggtgaggtgggGGGAAagtttggacttggaatcaacaGGCCTTTTTAAAGACTCTCACTCTACTATTTACTAACTGTGagtccctgaacaagtcatttcccttttctaagcctcagtatgctcatccgtaaaatggaggtgggggtgggggtgctggATAACACATGCTCTATATCCCTCAAAGGTTTGATGGGTGAGGAAGGGATTTACACTATTTAAATGGGTGTTGTTATAATTGCTACTGTTTCCTGAAGGTTGGGGTCTTTGGGGGACAGTTTGCCTTCTATCTCATCACAGCTCTCTCTACACCCTGAGGAGCATCAGGCTTCCCCCAAGAGCCTACACCCTTTGTCTCTTACAGATGCCCCAGAGAACGTGAGGATCAGCGCTTTGAGGCCAAACAGAACAGGTATGGGAGGGGTATGTGAGTGTGTGAGCAAGTGTGTTTCTGTACATGtttgtatgagtgtgtatgtgtgtacaagtGTGTGCATGTGCTTATATGTATGCTTGAGTGagtttgtgtttgtatgtatgtgcgtGTTTTGTGTacaagtgtgtgtttgtgtgaatgtgtgtttatgtatatatgtatgtgtgtgtgtgtgtctatgtgttttTGAGAACAGGTTTGGGGAGGGTTATGGATGAAGGGACAGACAAACAAGACATTTAAGTGTCCATCCTTATGAATCCTGGTTGTGGACTCCAATGCTTTGGGTTTCAAACCTGGCCCTGCTGCTGGCTCCATGCCCCAGGGCTCTGTATTTGACCCTTTgctcttaaatatttttatccatGAGTTAGACAAAGACTTCAGGGCAGTTTTACTAGATTTTCAGATGCTAAACAACAGCGTGACAGCTTTAGTGTGAGGTGAGCCTGAATGGCTTGAAAACTGGGGtgattttaataaaaatcaaatataagaacaaaaggcaaaatCTTATACTGATTCAAGAAATGGGTTCCCCTGGCAAAAATAGGATGCCATGGACAGATGACAATTTTTCAGAAAGTGATTTAGGGCTGTTGGTGCACTTAATAGGCAGTCAGACAGGCAATGGAGAgaaactggacctggagttaggaagacccaaataAAATCTGAACTGAGATACAAgcagtgtgtccctgggcaagttacttaaactgtttgccttagttcttcaactatataatgggaataatgaaagtatttaccttccagggttactgtgaggatcaaatgagataatattttgggaaaatgcttagcatgatgcctggtgcatagtgggtagcctataaatgcttattccctttccttccatcttGTCATCTCAATATGAGTCAGTAGTTTGATGTGCCAGCCCCCAAAGCTAGTGCCATCTTGGCCTGCATTGGGAGGTACAGCTTCTAGGAAGAAGAGGCCTTGGTCACAACATCACGTCCGGTGTATTGTATTAATTTCTGGATCCCACAGTTTAGATGAGCTGCACGGCATTCGGGGAAGGGCATGTGAGATGCCTACATGCCACCAGTTCATGCCATAGGAAGTCTGCCTGAAGGAATTAAAGACCTGGGGCCCTTTGGCCTGGAAGGGAGAATgctcggggtggggggtggggacatGGGAGTTGTCATTGAAGGGTGCCCAtgtaggagaggggaaagggcttATCCCATTTGACCCAGAGTCCAGAAGCCAGCTATAGTTTTCTGGAGCAGGGAGGGGAAGCAACTAGTGCTGTCCAAGGTGGAATGGCTCCCATGAGGTCTTGAAGCAGGAGCTGGCTGGTCCATTATTGAAGGTATTCATGGGAGAATTCCTGCTCTAGGGTGGGGTAGACTGGAATatgcctgaggtcccttctgactctgagattctgaaactgtgtgaccttggcaatgTCACTGCCCTTTcccggacctcagtttccttatctgtaaagagaGGGCCTTGGATCGGATGAGTCCTAAGGTTCCTTCtgcttctgtctttccctctgtGGTTTTTGTCAGTTGCTATCCTGGGAAATGCCTCATCTCTGGTGGTCCTGGTGGGAGAGTCCTTGCAGCTGGAGTGTGCTGCTGATAGCAGTCCCCCTGCCACCATGAACTGGGTCAAGGGGAGTCAACCCCagaactcctcccttctctccagtcCCAGTGTCCTGTGCCTGGAACTGTCCCACATCCAACCAGAGGATGGAGGGGAGTACATCTGCCAAGCTCAGAACCCATGGGGGAGCCAGCACACCTCCCTGAACCTTTGTGTGCAGCGTGAGTTGGAGGGCACTGGGTAAAGAGGATGCCTGGGTCCCAGAAGGTCAGGGAGTGAATGTTACTAATCCCTATTCCTAACCTTCCCCCTGGACCCTCCAAGGTTCATGGGCTGATGAAGGCTCACTCTGTATCTGCTCTATTTGGGCAGAGCCCACCCCATCTTTGATCTGGTGGGTAGGGAGAGAGAACAGTAGGAGGCAATGGCAACAATGACATCCTCCAGCTGATGTCCACCACCTCTGGGCCTGGACAAGTAGCAGCCTGATCCTGAGGGAGAAGTGGGACCTTGACCTCAGCCTCCACAGTGAGGGGGAGGAACCAACATGGGGTCCTGATGGTGTCAGGTGGGGTCCTGGAGGGGCAGGAAGCCTGGGCCCTTCAGGGGAATGGGATCTGGGACCAGCTGCCTAAGACCCAGCAGGAGCATAGCAGATCAGGGGCAAAGGAAATCCAGGTATGCAGAGTCAGGAGAAGAAACTAACTAGATGTGGGAGGGGGTGGTTCTCTATGTGCAAGTAGCCAAGCAGATTCAGTGGCCAGGAATATCTGCAGGCTCTGGGACTAGAGATTTAAAAGGCAGTGGCAGGCTGTCTGAATGGTTAGAAAGACCCGTCTGTAATTCAGAACTTCTAAGCTCAGTTACTGACCCCTGGCTAGTACCTTCCCTTTTCTGGGTcatgatttcctcatttgtaaaatggagacactcATATTTGCATCATACCACTCACCGGGGAACtgtaaagaacatttttaaaagtctgaaagCCTTAAGAGAAGGGAAGATGAAAGGGGGGTAGGGTGGGCTGCAGACAGGACAGCAGATTCCTAGTAGAGATGGTCAATCAATCCTGTCTTTTTGCAGATAGAACAAGTGCAGCTGTCCTTACATTCTCCAAAGGAGCCCTTTTGGGAGCCGGGATCATGGCCCTTCTCATTCTCTGCCTCCAGCTCTCCTAGTGAGTGGGGAACAGGGCATAGGACCTCAGAAGAGCAATGGGAAGGCGGGGGGGGGGCTTCTGCAAGGGTCGGGGGACTATTGACCAGGGGCCTTGACACAATGCTGGGCTTGTTTCCTCAGTAAGAAGTTTCTGAGAGCgaagcagacagagacagaggagctAGGGACTACAGACTCCCAGAACAACATCGAGGTGGATTATGTTAATCTCGATATGGTGAGTAAACTGACCCTGGTTGTGAAGTCCCACCTCCCCACTCACCCAACATGGTGTTAATTGGCATCTGAAGTAATCCATgatggctctgacacttactggctatgttacCTTAGACAAGTCCTTTCCACAATCTaagtctcagttttgtcatctatacaATGATGGGTTTGGACTggtctcaattcaattcaatgagtattttattaaatactgCCATGTGAGAGGCATAGATGGGGTGCTGGCCTCAGCATCACAGATTGGCTGTGTGGCCTCAAGCAGGTTATTTCCCCTCCCACTGACCCAGCATACTCTCCAGGCTTGCTTCAAAACAGGGGAACAACCTCACTGGAAACCACTTTGCTATGCAGACAAAATAACAGGTCGGGTTGAAAAGATGAAAAGGTCTACCAGGTGCTGTGTTTGGCTTTATAGATGGTGAAACAGAGATGAACTAGTCCCTGCTTCTACcacagagagggggaggaagaataaACACGAACAGAGATAACTATAAAAGACATTAGTTCATCTATCGCCTATATGAAATCTATATAAAGTGAtttggaaagggaaagatattAATTTCTGGGAGGAATCCAGAAAAGCCCTTTGGGAGACATGGCCCTTGCCCTGAACTCAGGGTTCTATCTAATAGGCAGAGGTGAATGGCCAGAATGAGTCATCTTCAGGTACAGGCAAAACTGTACCTGTGGAAGATGGAATAATATGAAGGGGACACAGCTGTCATGGAGACAtaggaggcagggagacaaattaaGGGATGATTTCAATAGTCCAGTGGAAAAGATAAGGATCTGAACTCAGTGGAGGGCATGAAtgcaagggaaggaagagagtagaCTGGATAAGACTCATGACTAATATGAGAGCTGATTAAGTCACCAAGTGACAGActgcagagagaggagaaaagggcccAGACCAAGGACCTGGAGGGTGTGACATGCATGATAAATTAGCTAAGGGTAGTGAGGACAAGTCCGACCAAGGGGAACCCAGAGAAAGCCATGACATCAAAATCCAGACCATCAATTTCCACCTCCCCATTTTCAGGAGTAGGAAGCTGAGGTCTGGAGGTGGAGGGGGTGAGGGGTATTCAGGGAGTTACAGGCAAAGGCTAGATTCAAATGCAGTGCTCTTGACTCCCAGCCCAGGATCTCCCCAGACCCACCTTGAAAAGATTTAGCAAGCAGGCAGCATCTACCTGCCCAAAGAGAAAGACTCCCTACTCCCTAGTCATGACAATCTCCTTGCCAAACTATGATGGCTTCCCATGGTCAGGACAAGACCCCTGGCATCCCGGGCTCATGATGAAACCTTCTCTCCTTATTCCTACAGAATCAGGATAGAGGCCCCAGACCACTTCCACCTGAGCCAGTCACCCAAGCCCCAACAGAAGAGCTGCATTATGCATCGCTTAACTTCAGAAGACCCAACCCAAAGAGCCAAGAGGCAAACACTGAGTACTCAGAAATCAAGTTCTAATCTGGAGCAAATAGGGTGGAAGGAGAAATAAATTGGATGTTCTCTGTGCCTGGAAGGTGCTCATTATGTCTGGAGACTAAGGCCTCAAATTCTCCCCTGCTCTGACCTGTTGGTCCTGAGATGCCCTGACCCCCGAGCTATTTTTCACTCCAAACtcaggagaagagggagagggccCTAGAGAATTAGGGAAGCTAAGGAGGTGTTTTCCAGGCAGCCATGTCCTGTTCTCTACAGGAAACTTTTCAAGGGGACAAAGCCTTGGCTTTCTGAGCCAGGAGATCAAAAAatacagaatatcagagttgagAGGATCCTGAAAACAAAGAATGTGAAACCTGGGAAGAACTGAGAACCTATAATATGACAACACAACATCTCACAACAGACGATGTCATAGTTGAGGGGGTCATTAGAATAGagaatatatggggcagctagatggcacagtggataaagcaccagccctggattcaggaggacctgagttcaaatctggcctcaaacacttgacacttactatctgtgtgaccctgggcgcatcacttaaccctcattgacaccctctccccaccaaaaaagaatagagaatatGAGAGTCAGGAGGGCCCTCTCTACAATAATCTCCCAAAATATGAAACCATATTTCAGCAGAAAAGCTTCCAGTGATGGGGATCTTCCTCCTGCCCAAtgtagtccattccacttttaggtcaTTCTAATTGGCTGTTTCTCCTGACATTAATccaccagtcagtcaacaagcagaAAGCACTCATTAagggccaggcactatgccataCACTGGGGACCCAAAGTCAATCCCTAGCCTCAGATAGTTTATATTCAACTGAGAAGCTATTGGACACATATAAGTCTAACATTTCTCATTAGGTTTATTCTCCATTCACACTGGCCCTATCAGCTTGGGTACACCAGTGGCAGCTACTTCTCTTAGGGTTCTTGTGGAAATCCAATGGGTGACCATCTCAACACAAACTCATAACACCCTAAATAATGAGTGAGTAGACTCGGTTTCCATCAAAGGCATAGTAGAGCATGGCCAAGCAAGAGCATCCTCTCACAAATCTGGGGCCCATTCTCTCACATATGCATAATCcctgaggaggggaggagagtgggCACCAACTCAAAATACAATGGCAAGGAGGCACGTGTGGTCAAGGTGACCCACAGCTTTGGAATTATGATGTCTCCAAATCTGGTCTTTCTCCAGAGGGTCCTCTTGAGGTCTGATTCTAGATATGCCATTGTGGGTGGAGTTAATTCTCTGCCCAGACAGGGTTGGACTCTCCCAATCGTGGAAGTGTAACTTTGCTACTGGCCTGGATCAGGCAGGTCATTGGGCTGCTGAGCTGTCTCCTGGTGGCTCTCTGTTGCTACTAGGCAGAATCCCAAAGAGCATTTGGAAGTTGAGCTCCAGACAAGGCTGGGCAGGCCCCCGTGCTGCTGACTTCTTGCTGCTGGGACAGGCCAGGTATGTTGCTAATTCAATGAACTCTCCTAAGAGCAGGATATGTTCCCCCAGATGGGGCAGACTACCGGATGCCCTTGTCTCATTCTTCAGCAGGCAAGTTCAGTCTTTTATGGCTCAGTGACCTGCTCATTGGGGTGACAACATGTTCTCTTCAGCTGGATGAATCATTCAGCAAGAGCAATCACATTGAGATTAGGGTTATCAGAAGCCTGTTCTCTTTGATTCCCCCAGAGccttacataaatatatacagtatatatgcatacacacaatacATCCTGAATCTGCTTCTTACTTCAGGAAATACCCACAACCAATGTGGATGTTATGATGGAAGTATTTAACAGTGTCAGAATAGCAGAGTCTTCTTCTTCAACTCGATGTCCAAACTCTTGGAGAAGTGGAAGGAAAATTATCCACAAGTCATTGCCTCAATATACTGTATCAATCAAACCAGAGCTTGTGTGATGTACCCAACTTCCTCATATATTGACCCAGAAGCTAGCAAATCAACTCTCATTCAGGAGATCAGTCAACCAAAAAACAAGCA
This window contains:
- the LOC122750701 gene encoding sialic acid-binding Ig-like lectin 13; translated protein: MLLLLLLLLLSLEGSQSQLPGYGVQVLQSATVQEGLCIYLPCTFFYPPPWSRFSTINGYWFRKGPTPSENVLVATNDGEREVEKEAAGRFHLVGDPGKKNCSLSITDVQTKDSGQYFFRMERLFGDKFSYLHYQVTLNVTALTQKPDMYIPGILEPGHSVTLICAASWVCGEGTPPTFSWTGATFSNLVPSRRTSYFSELTLTLRPEDHGTNLTCRMTFPGAGVSTETTVPLNVAYPLRNFGISVHWENRRGLESSTNLSVLKDESLRLFCQADSNPPAMLSWTHGGRVVLSSWHSHSRILVLQLPRLRIEDGGEYSCQAQYRMETQNTSLNLSVLYAPENVRISALRPNRTVAILGNASSLVVLVGESLQLECAADSSPPATMNWVKGSQPQNSSLLSSPSVLCLELSHIQPEDGGEYICQAQNPWGSQHTSLNLCVQHRTSAAVLTFSKGALLGAGIMALLILCLQLSYKKFLRAKQTETEELGTTDSQNNIEVDYVNLDMNQDRGPRPLPPEPVTQAPTEELHYASLNFRRPNPKSQEANTEYSEIKF